A single genomic interval of Arachis duranensis cultivar V14167 chromosome 7, aradu.V14167.gnm2.J7QH, whole genome shotgun sequence harbors:
- the LOC107458497 gene encoding membrane protein of ER body 2 isoform X1 produces the protein MEHEQHHCTQHEHKQQEPEVVAEVEELEEEEEEEDGGLERRKFFPKSKDISSFSSYSNGGGNGVEHSKGVFSVVNGTDGSHIHKEEEQEEDGENGNHLKNDEADSEAVGLGIVAEIVGAAAAATNGDSGSHKINSVYFDKQQGNEVNGSKNGDHAGLVLPKNHVEEDAVIPNGISDEVNNGYTKTADDKVPTSSSESQATYVTKFDDKETNEKEDPKIKEEIDQLKDYDVEAVLEKQETHDLFCPNCHSCITKRVILKKRKRTVPNLENKAECHNLVDTVISKPVESVAQEVNQGDQPNATTEIVSEEQPDDDYNGEREPEVFRCLSCFSFFIPSGRCFNLFRNVGSAREHVTPQNYTSIPSSESQNLSSIPASNSQNSSNVSTSSKSNWLFSLFTPNKGKITSDASIEHSRTTRTEQHHSTPATSNIQTSSVNGLPEAPVADTASAAKTEPWTENSIKSNTVSGNKRSTDKKLIDSLFQNDLSSVESADSTLPVSFSEHDSVSVAAAATEIHLNGREPAKDSILNSYDGKPKFPDPTTLLTPLLDKSPREVASYSSPRQGTQALVQWIASDVASYNQGSAIDAIIPSKQDPILNGKENNKGGGDVIVVVDQEAVEFTTSWTEDHAPVEAAIIADSHTTSLGEQEMAEIGEPKEWEILKSIVYGGLVESITSLGIVTSAVGSGTAPLNIIALGLANLVGGLVILGNNLWELKDDHSGSGTNQMEINDRYQELLGRRSNFLLHVVVAVLSFLILGSIPIIVYGVLINKNYYTEVKLAAVVTASLLCVILLAIGKVYTKPQPKAYIKTASHYVTMALVASGISYIVGNLVQDLLEKLTHSDSGFAIAMSNADTKTAWMSY, from the exons ATGGAACACGAGCAGCATCATTGTACACAGCATGAACATAAACAACAAGAACCAGAAGTAGTAGCAGAAgttgaagaattggaagaagaagaagaagaagaagatggtggtTTGGAGAGACGGAAGTTCTTTCCAAAGAGCAAGGAtatctcatcattttcttcttattctaaTGGTGGTGGCAATGGTGTTGAGCACAGTAAAGGGGTCTTCTCTGTGGTCAACGGCACAGATGGATCTCATATTCATAAAGAagaggaacaagaagaagatggtgagaATGGAAATCATTTGAAGAATGATGAAGCAGATTCTGAAGCTGTTGGGCTCGGGATAGTTGCTGAAATTGTAGGAGCTGCTGCTGCTGCAACAAATGGTGATTCTGGATCCCACAAAATTAACAGTGTTTACTTTGACAAACAACAAG GTAATGAAGTTAATGGATCTAAAAACGGTGACCATGCTGGACTAGTTCTTCCAAAAAATCATGTGGAAGAAGATGCAGTCATTCCCAATGGTATATCCGACGAAGTCAACAATGGATACACAAAAACTGCGGATGACAAAGTCCCTACCAGTTCATCTGAATCACAAGCTACATATGTCACAAAATTTGATGATAAAGAAACTAATGAAAAGGAAGATCctaagatcaaagaagaaatTGACCAACTGAAAGATTATGATGTTGAAGCTGTATTGGAAAAACAAGAGACACATGACTTGTTTTGTCCTAATTGCCATTCTTGCATTACTAAAAGGGTTatcctcaagaaaaggaaaaggactGTTCCTAATTTAGAAAACAAGGCAGAGTGTCATAACTTGGTCGATACAGTTATCTCTAAGCCGGTCGAAAGTGTTGCACAAGAAGTCAACCAAGGAGATCAACCAAATGCAACAACTGAAATTGTTAGTGAAGAGCAACCTGATGATGATTATAATGGTGAAAGAGAACCAGAAGTGTTTAGATGTTTATCATGCTTCAGTTTCTTCATTCCTAGTG GAAGATGCTTCAATCTGTTCCGCAATGTTGGTAGCGCCCGCGAGCATGTTACTCCCCAAAATTATACGAGTATACCTTCGTCCGAGTCGCAAAATCTTTCGAGTATACCTGCATCCAATTCACAAAATTCTTCAAATGTGTCAACAAGCTCCAAATCAAATTGGCTATTCTCTCTATTTACCCCAAATAAAGGGAAAATAACTA GTGATGCTTCCATTGAACATTCTAGAACTACTCGCACCGAGCAGCATCACTCAACGCCGGCTACCTCCAATATACAAACTTCCTCTGTAAATGGTCTTCCAGAAGCTCCAGTTGCGGATACAGCTTCGGCTGCGAAAACTGAACCGTGGACTGAAAATAGCATCAAGTCCAATACTGTATCAGGGAACAAGCGATCGACTGATAAAAAATTGATTGATTCATTGTTTCAGAATGATTTGTCATCTGTAGAATCTG CAGATAGTACCTTGCCAGTGAGCTTTTCGGAACATGATAGTGTTTCGGTAGCAGCAGCTGCTACTGAAATACATCTTAATGGTAGAGAACCAGCTAAAGATTCCATTCTCAATTCTTATGATGGGAAGCCTAAATTTCCGGATCCTACAACATTGTTGACTCCATTGCTGGATAAGTCACCAAGAGAAGTAGCTAGTTATTCTTCTCCGAGGCAAGGAACACAAGCACTGGTTCAATGGATTGCCAGTGATGTAGCTAGTTACAATCAAGGTTCTGCAATTGATGCTATAATTCCATCAAAACAAGATCCTATATTAAATGGGAAAGAAAATAATAAGG GTGGTGGTGATGTGATAGTAGTTGTTGACCAAGAagcagttgaattcacaacatCTTGGACAGAAGATCATGCTCCAGTTGAAGCTGCGATTATTGCTGACTCGCATACCACAAGCCTTGGTGAACAAGAAATGGCTGAAATTGGTGAACCGAAAGAATGGGAAATACTCAAAAGTATTGTGTATGGTGGTTTAGTTGAATCAATAACTAGTCTTGGAATTGTGACATCTGCAGTTGGTTCTGGTACTGCCCCGT TGAATATCATTGCACTGGGATTGGCAAATCTGGTTGGTGGACTTGTCATCCTTGGTAACAAT CTTTGGGAATTGAAAGATGATCACTCCGGATCCGGAACAAACCAAATGGAGATAAACGATCGATATCAAGAACTACTAGGACGTAGATCAAACTTCTTGCTTCATGTTGTAGTGGCTGTTCTATCATTCCTAATCCTTGGTTCTATCCCCATCATCGTCTATGGTGTCCTGATCAACAAGAACTACTATACCGAAGTGAAGCTCGCGGCAGTTGTAACCGCTTCGCTTCTATGCGTGATTCTTCTTGCCATTGGCAAAGTTTACACCAAACCACAACCAAAAGCCTACATTAAAACTGCATCACACTATGTTACTATGGCGCTTGTGGCCTCAGGGATTTCTTACATAGTAGGCAACCTAGTCCAGGATCTACTGGAGAAACTCACTCACTCAGATTCAGGTTTTGCAATTGCCATGTCAAATGCAGATACTAAAACAGCATGGATGTCTTACTGA
- the LOC107458497 gene encoding membrane protein of ER body 2 isoform X2 produces the protein MEHEQHHCTQHEHKQQEPEVVAEVEELEEEEEEEDGGLERRKFFPKSKDISSFSSYSNGGGNGVEHSKGVFSVVNGTDGSHIHKEEEQEEDGENGNHLKNDEADSEAVGLGIVAEIVGAAAAATNGDSGSHKINSVYFDKQQGNEVNGSKNGDHAGLVLPKNHVEEDAVIPNGISDEVNNGYTKTADDKVPTSSSESQATYVTKFDDKETNEKEDPKIKEEIDQLKDYDVEAVLEKQETHDLFCPNCHSCITKRVILKKRKRTVPNLENKAECHNLVDTVISKPVESVAQEVNQGDQPNATTEIVSEEQPDDDYNGEREPEVFRCLSCFSFFIPSGRCFNLFRNVGSAREHVTPQNYTSIPSSESQNLSSIPASNSQNSSNVSTSSKSNWLFSLFTPNKGKITSDASIEHSRTTRTEQHHSTPATSNIQTSSVNGLPEAPVADTASAAKTEPWTENSIKSNTVSGNKRSTDKKLIDSLFQNDLSSVESDSTLPVSFSEHDSVSVAAAATEIHLNGREPAKDSILNSYDGKPKFPDPTTLLTPLLDKSPREVASYSSPRQGTQALVQWIASDVASYNQGSAIDAIIPSKQDPILNGKENNKGGGDVIVVVDQEAVEFTTSWTEDHAPVEAAIIADSHTTSLGEQEMAEIGEPKEWEILKSIVYGGLVESITSLGIVTSAVGSGTAPLNIIALGLANLVGGLVILGNNLWELKDDHSGSGTNQMEINDRYQELLGRRSNFLLHVVVAVLSFLILGSIPIIVYGVLINKNYYTEVKLAAVVTASLLCVILLAIGKVYTKPQPKAYIKTASHYVTMALVASGISYIVGNLVQDLLEKLTHSDSGFAIAMSNADTKTAWMSY, from the exons ATGGAACACGAGCAGCATCATTGTACACAGCATGAACATAAACAACAAGAACCAGAAGTAGTAGCAGAAgttgaagaattggaagaagaagaagaagaagaagatggtggtTTGGAGAGACGGAAGTTCTTTCCAAAGAGCAAGGAtatctcatcattttcttcttattctaaTGGTGGTGGCAATGGTGTTGAGCACAGTAAAGGGGTCTTCTCTGTGGTCAACGGCACAGATGGATCTCATATTCATAAAGAagaggaacaagaagaagatggtgagaATGGAAATCATTTGAAGAATGATGAAGCAGATTCTGAAGCTGTTGGGCTCGGGATAGTTGCTGAAATTGTAGGAGCTGCTGCTGCTGCAACAAATGGTGATTCTGGATCCCACAAAATTAACAGTGTTTACTTTGACAAACAACAAG GTAATGAAGTTAATGGATCTAAAAACGGTGACCATGCTGGACTAGTTCTTCCAAAAAATCATGTGGAAGAAGATGCAGTCATTCCCAATGGTATATCCGACGAAGTCAACAATGGATACACAAAAACTGCGGATGACAAAGTCCCTACCAGTTCATCTGAATCACAAGCTACATATGTCACAAAATTTGATGATAAAGAAACTAATGAAAAGGAAGATCctaagatcaaagaagaaatTGACCAACTGAAAGATTATGATGTTGAAGCTGTATTGGAAAAACAAGAGACACATGACTTGTTTTGTCCTAATTGCCATTCTTGCATTACTAAAAGGGTTatcctcaagaaaaggaaaaggactGTTCCTAATTTAGAAAACAAGGCAGAGTGTCATAACTTGGTCGATACAGTTATCTCTAAGCCGGTCGAAAGTGTTGCACAAGAAGTCAACCAAGGAGATCAACCAAATGCAACAACTGAAATTGTTAGTGAAGAGCAACCTGATGATGATTATAATGGTGAAAGAGAACCAGAAGTGTTTAGATGTTTATCATGCTTCAGTTTCTTCATTCCTAGTG GAAGATGCTTCAATCTGTTCCGCAATGTTGGTAGCGCCCGCGAGCATGTTACTCCCCAAAATTATACGAGTATACCTTCGTCCGAGTCGCAAAATCTTTCGAGTATACCTGCATCCAATTCACAAAATTCTTCAAATGTGTCAACAAGCTCCAAATCAAATTGGCTATTCTCTCTATTTACCCCAAATAAAGGGAAAATAACTA GTGATGCTTCCATTGAACATTCTAGAACTACTCGCACCGAGCAGCATCACTCAACGCCGGCTACCTCCAATATACAAACTTCCTCTGTAAATGGTCTTCCAGAAGCTCCAGTTGCGGATACAGCTTCGGCTGCGAAAACTGAACCGTGGACTGAAAATAGCATCAAGTCCAATACTGTATCAGGGAACAAGCGATCGACTGATAAAAAATTGATTGATTCATTGTTTCAGAATGATTTGTCATCTGTAGAATCTG ATAGTACCTTGCCAGTGAGCTTTTCGGAACATGATAGTGTTTCGGTAGCAGCAGCTGCTACTGAAATACATCTTAATGGTAGAGAACCAGCTAAAGATTCCATTCTCAATTCTTATGATGGGAAGCCTAAATTTCCGGATCCTACAACATTGTTGACTCCATTGCTGGATAAGTCACCAAGAGAAGTAGCTAGTTATTCTTCTCCGAGGCAAGGAACACAAGCACTGGTTCAATGGATTGCCAGTGATGTAGCTAGTTACAATCAAGGTTCTGCAATTGATGCTATAATTCCATCAAAACAAGATCCTATATTAAATGGGAAAGAAAATAATAAGG GTGGTGGTGATGTGATAGTAGTTGTTGACCAAGAagcagttgaattcacaacatCTTGGACAGAAGATCATGCTCCAGTTGAAGCTGCGATTATTGCTGACTCGCATACCACAAGCCTTGGTGAACAAGAAATGGCTGAAATTGGTGAACCGAAAGAATGGGAAATACTCAAAAGTATTGTGTATGGTGGTTTAGTTGAATCAATAACTAGTCTTGGAATTGTGACATCTGCAGTTGGTTCTGGTACTGCCCCGT TGAATATCATTGCACTGGGATTGGCAAATCTGGTTGGTGGACTTGTCATCCTTGGTAACAAT CTTTGGGAATTGAAAGATGATCACTCCGGATCCGGAACAAACCAAATGGAGATAAACGATCGATATCAAGAACTACTAGGACGTAGATCAAACTTCTTGCTTCATGTTGTAGTGGCTGTTCTATCATTCCTAATCCTTGGTTCTATCCCCATCATCGTCTATGGTGTCCTGATCAACAAGAACTACTATACCGAAGTGAAGCTCGCGGCAGTTGTAACCGCTTCGCTTCTATGCGTGATTCTTCTTGCCATTGGCAAAGTTTACACCAAACCACAACCAAAAGCCTACATTAAAACTGCATCACACTATGTTACTATGGCGCTTGTGGCCTCAGGGATTTCTTACATAGTAGGCAACCTAGTCCAGGATCTACTGGAGAAACTCACTCACTCAGATTCAGGTTTTGCAATTGCCATGTCAAATGCAGATACTAAAACAGCATGGATGTCTTACTGA